The Tenrec ecaudatus isolate mTenEca1 chromosome 6, mTenEca1.hap1, whole genome shotgun sequence genome has a window encoding:
- the RANGAP1 gene encoding ran GTPase-activating protein 1 — protein sequence MASEDIAKLAETLAQTQVAGGQLSFKGKSLKLNTAEDAKDVIKEIEEFDGLEALRLEGNTVGVEAAKVIAKALEKKSELKRCHWSDMFTGRLRSEIPPALKSLGAGLITAGAQLVELDLSDNAFGPDGVHGFEVLLKSSACFTLRELKLNNCGMGIGGGKILAAALTECHHKSSGQGKPLALKVFVAGRNRLENDGATALAEAFGVIGTLEEVHMPQNGINHPGVLALAQAFAINPLLRVINLNDNTFTEKGAVAMAETLKTLRQVEVINFGDCLVRSRGAVAIADAVRGGLPKLKELNLSFCEIKRDAALAVAKAVEDKAELEKLDLNGNALGGEGCEQLQEVLENCNMAKVLASLSDDEGEDDEEEDEEGEEEEEEEEEDDDDDDEEEEEEEEEEEEEEEEPPQQLGRGEASSTPSRKIPDLNNGEPAPVLSSPPPTDVSTFLAFPSPEKLLRLGPKSSTLIAQQTDTADPEKVVSAFLKVSSVFKEEAAVRTAVQDAVDALMKKAFGSSSFNCHAFLTSLLIHMGLLKSEDKIKAIANLYGPLMALNHMVQQDYFPKALAPLLLAFMTKPNSALEACSFARHSLLQTLYKV from the exons ATGGCTTCCGAAGACATTGCTAAGCTGGCAGAGACGCTGGCCCAAACCCAGGTGGCCGGGGGACAGCTGAGTTTCAAGGGCAAGAGCCTCAAGCTCAATACTGCAGAAGATG CTAAAGACGTGATTAAAGAGATCGAAGAATTTGATGGCTTAGAGGCCCTGCGTCTAGAGGGCAACACGGTGGGCGTGGAAGCGGCCAAGGTCATCGCCAAAGCCTTGGAGAAGAAATCGGAGTTGAAG CGATGCCACTGGAGCGACATGTTCACCGGGAGGCTGAGGTCGGAGATCCCGCCAGCTCTG AAATCACTCGGGGCAGGGCTCATCACGGCCGGGGCCCAGCTGGTGGAGCTGGACCTGAGTGACAATGCCTTCGGACCTGACGGCGTACACGGCTTTGAGGTCCTGCTCAAGAGCTCGGCTTGCTTCACCCTGCGAGAACTCAAGCTCAACAACTGCGGCATGGGCATCGGTGGAGGCAAG ATCCTGGCGGCAGCTCTGACCGAGTGTCACCACAAATCCAGTGGCCAAGGCAAGCCGCTGGCCCTGAAGGTCTTCGTGGCTGGCAGGAACCGTCTGGAGAACGATGGAGCCACCGCCTTGGCGGAAGCTTTTGGG GTCATCGGGACCCTGGAGGAGGTACACATGCCACAGAACGGGATCAATCACCCTGGtgtcctggccctggcccaggcTTTTGCCATCAACCCCCTGCTGCGTGTCATCAACCTCAACGACAACACCTTCACTGAGAAGGGGGCGGTGGCCATGGCTGAG ACCCTGAAGACCTTGCGGCAGGTGGAGGTGATCAACTTCGGGGACTGTCTGGTCCGCTCCAGAGGGGCCGTGGCCATTGCAGATGCAGTCCGAGGGGGCCTACCCAAGCTGAAG GAGCTGAACTTGTCCTTCTGCGAAATCAAGAGAGACGCTGCTCTGGCTGTGGCCAAGGCCGTGGAGGACAAGGCCGAGCTGGAGAAGCTGGACCTCAACG GCAATGCCCTGGGGGGAGAAGGCTGTGAGCAGCTTCAGGAGGTGCTGGAGAACTGCAACATGGCCAAGGTGCTGGCCTCGCTGAG TGATGACGAAGGTGAGGATGATGAAGAGGAGGatgaggaaggagaagaggaggaagaggaggaggaggaagacgacgatgatgatgacgaggaggaggaggaagaagaggaggaggaggaggaggaagaggaggaaccaCCGCAGCAGCTAGGGCGAGGAGAGGCGTCCAGCACACCCTCAAGGAAGATCCCAGACCTTAACAACGGG GAGCCAGCTCCAGTCCTGTCCTCCCCGCCGCCCACAGATGTCTCCACCTTCCTCGCCTTCCCCTCTCCAGAGAAGCTGCTGCGCCTGGGACCCAAGAGTTCCACATTGATAGCCCAACAG ACCGACACGGCTGATCCAGAGAAGGTAGTCTCTGCCTTCCTGAAAGTGTCCTCTGTGTTCAAGGAAGAAGCCGCAGTGAGGACCGCCGTGCAAGACGCAGTAG ACGCCTTGATGAAGAAGGCCTTCGGTTCCTCCTCCTTCAACTGCCACGCCTTCCTCACCAGCCTCCTCATTCACATGGGCCTGCTCAAG AGCGAAGACAAGATCAAGGCCATTGCCAACCTGTATGGCCCCCTGATGGCGCTGAACCACATGGTGCAGCAGGACTACTTCCCCAAGGCCCTGGCCCCCCTGCTGCTGGCCTTCATGACCAA GCCCAACAGTGCCCTGGAAGCCTGCTCCTTCGCCCGCCACAGCCTGCTGCAGACGCTGTACAAGGTGTAG